In Tamandua tetradactyla isolate mTamTet1 chromosome 7, mTamTet1.pri, whole genome shotgun sequence, the following are encoded in one genomic region:
- the RBP5 gene encoding retinol-binding protein 5, whose translation MPPNLTGYYRFVSQKNLEDYLQALNLSMALRKIALLLKPDKEINHQGPRMTVKTLSTFRNYILEFEVGVEFEEDLKVVDGRKCQTIVTWEGEQLVCVQKGEIPNRGWKHWLEGEKLYLELTARDVVCEQVFQKVK comes from the exons ATGCCTCCCAACCTCACGGGCTACTACCGCTTCGTCTCGCAGAAGAACTTGGAGGACTACCTGCAAGCCCTGA ACCTCAGCATGGCTCTGCGGAAGATCGCACTGCTGCTGAAGCCGGACAAGGAGATCAACCACCAGGGCCCCCGCATGACAGTGAAGACCCTCAGCACCTTCCGTAACTACATTCTGGAGTTCGAGGTGGGAGTTGAGTTTGAGGAAGATCTGAAGGTCGTGGATGGACGAAAATGCCAG ACCATAGTAACCTGGGAGGGGGAGCAGCTGGTGTGTGTGCAGAAAGGGGAGATTCCCAACCGGGGCTGGAAGCACTGGCTGGAAGGAGAGAAGCTGTATCTG GAACTGACTGCCAGGGATGTGGTGTGTGAACAGGTCTTCCAGAAGGTCAAATAG